The Vitis vinifera cultivar Pinot Noir 40024 chromosome 7, ASM3070453v1 genomic interval AAATGTGGTGAGAAAGTGTGGTAATTCTTTCTTGGCCACATAAGACATGGAGAAAGTTAACTTGGTGGTATATCTCTTGCTAACATAGAGAAAATTAACTTGGTGGAATAACCCTTGCTAATATGGAGAAAGTCAAATTCTCATTCTCTAGTAATTTCCCCAAATTTGTTCTTTAAGCCTTCATTACAATTTGGGTGATTAAGAACAAGGAAacacaatatttttaacaaGGACGAAAACATGTACTGTCgttttcaaatttctttagAATGTAAAGAAACAAAATCACCCATAACTCCAACCCAAGTCGATCTGTAACTTATGACTAGACAATGGCCTAATCACATTGAAGTGAACTTAACTTGGATGtaatttgaagaagaaaagaaagcaaTGAAAGAATGAGCAAAAAAGAAGCATCGGGTGTATCTAAAAGTAGTAGTAtagtataattttattataattatcagTTCCAAAGTTCAAATATTTGTTATATGGAAAACAATGAATACATACTTGCCTATCCACCTCATATAAGACACAAAACATCACTTCTAAACTTTCCATCTTTCTTAAGTCACTATTGAAGAAGATAGGGTGTGATGAAGGAGTTAGAAACAAAAGATGGATACTACTTGAAATAAAACGCTAATTTAATCATATCTAAATAGCATAGAACTAGAAATTACcaaattaaaatgtaaaaattaatcTTGTATTTGACAAGAAGTGAAAAGTCATGTCCTTAGGAACCTAAAGGACAAACATTAGGTGATGGGTGCATTTATAGCACCATAGtcataatcatttaaaatttgaacttaaGTGCATTTCCCACTTCGTAGCTTATGAGACATGATATCGTCATCATGAGTGAGGAAGATGTTGTTTGCACTAGTAGTCAGAGAAAGTTCACCACTCATTGAGAAGGAGACATTTCTAGTAAGGGGCATATTAATAGACTCATTTTAGTAACATAATACATGGACATTTTAATAACATGATATACAAGCCAATATACAAGGAACTCGAAGGAACCTTATTCAAAGGCATTGTCAAGCAAACTTAGCAAACTGTTCTTTCTTCAACCTTGTAATATGAGCACCTAGATCTTGAAGAGTAAAAGAAAAGTATGGGAAAGATAATAGAAAAGTGGCAAGAGGATGTCTTTGTTAGTTAGAGGACATTGGATGCATAGCCATCTTGAAATATAATACAGAGTTATACTTATAAGTTCTATATAATTGTTTTCAtgtataattataaataataaaaagaaaagaaaaaaggaaaaaagagaagggaTTGACCATTTTTTAAGACTCCAATAATCTCTTACTACTAGAAATGCCTTGGCAAAACATAGATTTATAtctcaattaattttattttattattcatcttatttttcatttctttaggGATCAATAAtgaagtaaaaggaaagaaatctcAATTATTAATAGTAGGATTAAGctaaatgattaaaaaagaagaagaagaaaatataaaaaaaaaaaagaagaaaattggtGTGAAAGGTTTTTTTCAATAGCCTAGAGCACATGCAAACTTGAACTAACCTTTAAATTAATAGTGTAAAACAAAATCCTTAGCATCAAACATAGAAGATGTTAAGATAAAGagaaaatagattaaaataaaggaaaggtGCCACgtatcaataataaaatattttaagatccCTTTCTAGAAGAATTGAAATAATTCACGCATGATTACgtaaaaaaaacttaatgggttggtttctagaaaattattttggagTGACTCGATCAAATTAGAAGTCAAATTAATTTAAGTAAAGTAATTGGacttttgattttgtaaaaagatGGTAATATCATATTTGTCCATATAACCATGAGTGTGAAAACATTAAcgttatttgacataaaatttaataattaagtgacatgttaattatgatttattatttactacacaaagggagagaaaaaaaaaaggattaagggaatttaaaaaaatatatataaaatacccATTAAGGTCATTTCACAAATTCACGTATAGTAATAGTTAGGACACTCCCAAATATCTTAAAAGGCATCTTAATAATTAGTTTGTAATATTTCAAAGCctataattgaaataattttgtaagGAAATGACTCATTTATTTCTCAAGAAAGAGTGAGAAACGTGCCCAACTTTATTTGATTGAATAATTGACTCCTGAAAAAGAGTATGTTGGAGACTCAGAGACTTGTCAAATTCTTCTACTCCATTGTCCTTCATTTACACAAAGGAAGAGGgcttttttttgcttttatttatttatttatttaaaaaaaactttatttttaggatctacaatttcttttatttcctactattttttttttaattttaaaataattataaaattgcACCAGACTAGAAATGAAAGAATATAATTGCAGGTATGAAACTGGGAAAGCCCGGTAGCCAAGAAGTGTGAAAAATGCGACTGAAAAAGATAGTAGAAGCGAGCTGTACTCTAAGACTAGTTCAAAACAAGCTGGGTCGTAAAGATGGCCCGCCATTAAGACCATTTCGTTCTTGACGTGTCCAAAACGTTATGTacttttcaatgttttcattaTCATAGGCTTTATTTGCAATCAGGCACACAACATGTATGAAATAACAGTGAAAAATCAACACCCATATCCTGGtaaactttaatttaattaaagcCATCTTTGACTTTTTATCATTTCATCTTCTCTAGAGTCAAGTTCACTTCTTATTTTCTATGGGTGTTCATATACCTTTTAGCTCCTCCCTCTCTTTTTCCCTCCAGGGAACACTCGAAGAAGTTCAACTTTAATTTTACAGttcatttccaaattaatttaaatcacATACtcaaaattataaacataaaaaataagtagCTTAATGAAAGCGCAACATGCGGGCAAAATGGTCAAATTCGTGACGCAATTGACTTTGACAGTGGCTGctgcttctccattttttttttcccgtgATAGTCTTGTACATTGTATCTTTATCATGTTTCAGATTAATGCCCAAGGATAGACACTTGTCCATGGTTGGCTTCATTCGTATTTGTCTAATAAGATTAATGTTATAGTACATTGCTTATATTGAGGAAAAGACATATACGAAGAAAAAAAAGCAAAGGTCGGAGTAGAACGATGACATTTTTCATttaagtttgtatttttattgttaatgaCGAATGATAGATTAATGCATTGTCACCTACGATATggtttaaggatatttttgaaatttcattatttgaagattagtataaatatcttttatataatcataatttgatatataatgAAAGTCTTTTTTCTTGTTCATATAGACATAGACAATATGTTGAATTACGttaattttatgtgttttttttttactctaatTTCTTTACCAGGAATCGTTACATGAATATcaacaattaattaataatattattaatttataatagaCTTTTTTGGCACACTTTTGGACAATGTTTCGCCGGTGAATGAAAACGATTAACCTTCGTATATTTATactatgaaaataaaatccCCACTCAATTTCCTTGGAATGTCGATCATAAAGATGATCAACATGTCTATgtgcaaaaaatttgtttgactACCACTTTCacttttagtttcttttctAGACAGCAGTCCAAAGGTGGGTATGTTTTATCTAAAGGTggccattattatttttgttgcgATCATCCAGAACCTTTCGTGTTGCTCTTTTGatctttttaatctttttttttttttttttaaattaaaaattaaaaattagtggTCTATTTCAAACCGTGAGCCAATATTCACCACAAGCTCGCGTCAAAGGTAATTAATCTTCTACGTGTTGGTCATTTGGTCACCTACCAAAAGGGTAGTACCAACATCCTATCCTCCTAACCCACATGATTAATGCAATAGCTTCTAGATACATTCAGGTCTTTGTCATCTTATAATTTATCAGAAGCAAAACAATGTGATTCGAGAGATAATTTCTTCTGATTTTTGattaatttacatatcattGAAATTACCAAAGCAAATTAAAAATGGatcatttagaaataatttggtaaaattacatatttttatcccatatattttttttctaaatgaaatggggaagagtgaaaataaaaataaaacggataaaaaatatatttgatgaaattttaaattgataacaATCCATGAAATTAAcccataaaaatgaatattttaataatattttttagtagatgaatattattaaaaaataaataaattttagaagttGTACATGATAATCactttaattagtttttttttgggtcCTTTAAAAGAGATTTTTAAAAGCTTGTGATTAGTGGTTTTGATTCTCCTAAAATGGGAAAATAATGATGGAACATATAGCTTAatgatataaaatgaaaatggagcTCGAAACTTATACACGAACATCCCACATAGAGGAGGTCTCAAAAGGTTACAACCGATACGGAAAATAACATCCAAAGAGGAGAGTAATAATCCACTAGGGTAAACTTTGAATGTGATAAACAACACAGGCCCCTCCATCATTGATCATTAATGTGATGACATGCATGGCAGGCTTTTATGGTGGCTACACCGTACCTGGGCGGACCCGAATGGAGAGGAGCCAAATCCACAACACACACCGAATGTACACTGAACGTTTGGTCTCTCTCTCACCTGCTCACCTACTTGGGTCAACACATCGGACGATCAGGATGATCCGAGATGGTACGCACACCAGAATTAACTTGATAGTGGAGGCGTGTGTGCGAGATTATGTTATAGGGTTATTAGATTCTAGAGTGAGAAAGACAATGAGATAAACTCCGGTCTCCACACTCTTGTTCTGGCATTTCTAATTTCCACATTATTCTATTCATAAAGGACCTTCTTTTTCCcattcttctttttgaaattctGAGACCGTTCCATGTTTCTCCTTCTCCAGTTATTATAATATATCTATCTCTGGCCAGGcgcatatatattataaaagcATCTACTACTGGATAATAAGGAGAAACCAACTTTCACCCTCATAGCAGCAACACCAAAAACATGGGGAGAGCTCCTTGCTGTGACAAAGCCAACGTCAAGAAAGGGCCATGGTCACCAGAGGAAGATGCCAAGCTCAAGACTTATATTGAGAAAAACGGCACTGGGGGCAACTGGATAGCCTTACCTCAAAAGATTGGTAAAGGAATATCAGTAAACATCAGGCTTCTCTATCTGTTGATTTTAGATCTCTTTCATGGACTCAAAACTGATGAAAATTGCATATTTTTGTGTGGTTTAGGCCTTAAGCGATGTGGGAAGAGCTGCCGCCTCCGCTGGTTGAATTATCTCAGGCCCAATATCAAACATGGAGGATTTTCAGAGGAGGAGGATAACATCATTTGCAGCCTCTATATAAGTATTGGAAGCAGgtgatcttttcttttttcaagaaTTAATATATCCTAATTACATGAATTCTTTTTCTAGCTAGGGGCTTGTGTTCATTGATAAGTTATGGGCTCGAAAGATTAAACGAAGTTATTGTTTTTGAGTGCATAGGTGGTCCGTCATCGCGACTCAATTACCGGGAAGAACTGATAATGATATTAAGAACTACTGGAACACAAGGTTGAAGAAAAAGCTACTCGGCAAGCAGCGGAAAGAACAACAGGCTCGCCGAGCTAACTACGTCAAGCAAGAGATGAAGAGAGAACCTGGGATTTTTGTGGTTCCTGATCAGGCCGTTGGCAGAAACCCTTATTGGGCGGAGCTACCTGCAGTATCTGTGCATCCGAACCAAGATCCGGATATCAAGGACCAAGCATCCATTAAGAAATTGCTGATCAAGCTGGGAGGAAGATTTGGTGATGATGGTCAACAACCAGGCAGTAACAGCATAAACTTTCAGTACCCTCTTGATATTTCCACCGCACAAGATGGTCCATATGAGACATCCATGAACATGTTTGCCTCATCTACGTCGACCATGAATTCAATCAACAGTACGGGTTCCCAATTGCCAAACACCCACTATGACGTCAATGGATCAGCTTCAAATGTTCTTCAAGGGTATAACAGCCTCCTAAATGAACTGGTGTATGGCAACCCACAACAATTAGATGGCTCTGGGAGCTTTTACGGAATAGAAGACATCGCCAATGGTAGCACTGGGACTAGCTCCGCAGAAAGCAGCAGTTGGGGAGATATAAACTCTCTGGTTTACCCCTCTATCATCTCCAATTATGGAGTTGGCCAACAAGGGCCATTACAAGATTCTGGTTTTGAAGAGTTGAGGTACCTGGGCTCCCAATAGCAGCACTGTACATTGGTGGTGTAAATTTGTACCACTAGGGGATTCGATGGAGGAATTTCATAGAATCTTAATGAACTCACTCAGAGTTTTGTTTGTTCTGTGCTTTCACTTTCATTCTGATTTGTGCTCTCTCAAATTTGCTTGATTTAATTATAAGCTATTTATCTTTTTCAGTTCAATTTTCCTCCACGATTTATACATCTTTAAGAGCTTCACATCCTAGCGAGGATAGCACTTCATCGCTATTGTTTGTCCATTTCAGCCTACACCCTGAGTGCATTCATGTTTGGATATGTTTCTCTTCTGATTGGTCTCCTTGGATTACAGAAGCCttggaacaatttttttttttacctatgcTTAATTACTACGTAAAGGTCTTTtgctttttcctctttcttctaAGTTCTAACACATGGGTTGAATGGGTTGAAATGTATCTGTCACAAAGTTCCCCTTTACCCTCAATGAAAAGGCAGTAGTAAAGTTGGAAAGGTGCTTTGACATTTTGGCCACAACTTGCTCGGCTCTTGCAGCTAGAGCATCCAAAAATGGCCGCATTCCCTTATTGTTATCTTCATGTCCTTAATTACAGTAAGAGCTGTGAGATCACATCTTATCGTCAGTCCATCACATAGTTCCAACTAGAATAAGAAAGCTGGAGTCGCCTGAAGTTACACTTTCTATGTTCTGGGTATTTCAGTTGGGCTAGTTCAAGTACCTGGTAGATGAAAATGGCATGTCTTTAGTCCCACCACAATCAAATTCAGGACAGATCATTAAACTCCTTCTCTTCGtctcctttttccttttgcCGTTTTTTCTGGGGGTTGCCCCTTTTTGGAGTGAGTTAATTAATTGTTTGCTCGTAGTATATATGTTTCTCCACATGATTTCATTTCTCCTTTTTTACAGATGTATGTGGGAGATAATAACATGAcatcataatttcaaaaatgCATGTTTTGATCTAGCTTTATGCATATATCTGCTTTTCTTTGGGCTCTTTTATTTGGTGCATTGATGTTGAGAATGgatcaagaattaaaaaattccAGAAAGTATGTCAAAACCATTCATGTCCACTTTTCAGATCATAGCTCGCCAACATTGAACAGCACCACATCAAAATCACATTTCCTGTTCCCTGTCTGATTCTatcttttcttcaacttcacAAAGCTTGCCTGGCATTATTGGACAGGAAGTACAAGTTGTTTAATGGAAAATGGATAAATGGCCCCATTTAGTGTATAAGTGAATTCCAGATAATAGCATCCCGGGTTCCTTTATTGAGATACCCTTCTTCTGAAGATGGACTTTTAAACTAatagtttttttcttcaatgTATTTAGGTAGACCGGAACATCGGTGTGATGTCCACAGCATCCTCTGGCTACCCACACGGAAGATCACCAAGCTTTATCATTCATGAATTAATGCCCTCTTCAGAAACATTTTGAATTAGTTTTCTTTGAATACCGAAAAGAAGATATATATATCCTACATATTAATAATGATATTGAAGAGTTCACCATAGCATCGTTTCCTGTTACATTGGTTCTTAATGGTATAAAATGAGGATTAATTACTCATCTCCAATAATTGAAATATTCTGAATTGTCAGTTGTACGAAGGCATGTCTGGTTCTTATTGATGAAATAAATTCAAGTTTGTAACTTGCTTTCATCTACTGGTTCTTGTTTGGGCCATACATAGGCCATCATGTCAATTCCCTATGATCATAAGAATGAAATTTTCAGGACCCTTCCTCAAAATGTCTGGTTAAGGGCATTAC includes:
- the LOC100244588 gene encoding transcription factor RAX3, whose amino-acid sequence is MGRAPCCDKANVKKGPWSPEEDAKLKTYIEKNGTGGNWIALPQKIGLKRCGKSCRLRWLNYLRPNIKHGGFSEEEDNIICSLYISIGSRWSVIATQLPGRTDNDIKNYWNTRLKKKLLGKQRKEQQARRANYVKQEMKREPGIFVVPDQAVGRNPYWAELPAVSVHPNQDPDIKDQASIKKLLIKLGGRFGDDGQQPGSNSINFQYPLDISTAQDGPYETSMNMFASSTSTMNSINSTGSQLPNTHYDVNGSASNVLQGYNSLLNELVYGNPQQLDGSGSFYGIEDIANGSTGTSSAESSSWGDINSLVYPSIISNYGVGQQGPLQDSGFEELRYLGSQ